The Budorcas taxicolor isolate Tak-1 chromosome 2, Takin1.1, whole genome shotgun sequence genome window below encodes:
- the ADGRB2 gene encoding adhesion G protein-coupled receptor B2, whose product MTPACPLLLSVILSLRLAAAFDPAPSACSALASGVLYGAFSLQDLFPTIASGCSWTLENPDPTKYSLYLRFNRQEQVCTHFAPRLLPLDHYLVNFTCLRPSPEEAEAQAGSELGRPEEEEKEEEEAAGLELCGGSGPFTFLHFDKNFVQLCLSAEPSEAPRLLAPAALAFRFVEVLLINNNNSSQFTCGVLCRWSEECSRAAGRACGFAQPGCSCPGEAGAGPAATTTPPGPPAAHTLSNALVPGGPAPPAEADLHSGSSNDLFTTEMRYGEEPEEEPKVKTQWPRSADEPGLYMAQTGDPAAEEWSPWSVCSLTCGQGLQVRTRSCVSSPYGTLCSGPLRETRPCNNSATCPVHGVWEEWGSWSLCSRSCGRGSRSRMRTCVPPQHGGKACEGPELQTKLCSMAACPVEGQWLEWGPWGPCSTSCANGTQQRSRKCSVAGPAWATCAGALTDTRECGNLECPATDGKWGPWNAWSLCSKTCDTGWQRRFRMCQATGAQGYPCEGTGEEVKPCSEKRCPAFHEMCRDEYVMLMTWKKAAAGEIIYNKCPPNASGSASRRCLLSAQGVAYWGLPSFARCISHEYRYLYLSLREHLAKGQRMLAGEGMSQVVRSLQELLARRSYYSGDLLFSVDILRNVTDTFKRATYVPSADDVQRFFQVVSFMIDAENKDKWDDAQQVSPGSVHLLRVVEDFIHLVGDALKAFQSSLIVTDNLVISIQREPVSAVSSDITFPMRGRRGMKDWVRYSEDRLFLPKEVLSLSSPGKPAASGAAGNLGRGRGPGTVPPGPGHSHQRLLPADPEDSSSYFVIGAVLYRTLGLILPPPRPPLAVTSRVMTVTVRPPTQPLAEPLITVELSYIINGTTDPHCASWDYSRADASSGDWDTESCQTLETQAAHTRCQCQRLSTFAVLAQPPKDLTLELAGSPSVPLVIGCAVSCMALLTLLAIYAAFWRFIKSERSIILLNFCLSILASNILILVGQSRVLSKGVCTMTAAFLHFFFLSSFCWVLTEAWQSYLAVIGRMRTRLVRKRFLCLGWGLPALVVAVSVGFTRTKGYGTSSYCWLSLEGGLLYAFVGPAAVIVLVNMLIGIIVFNKLMARDGISDKSKKQRAGSERCPWASLLLPCSACGAVPSPLLSSASARNAMASLWSSCVVLPLLALTWMSAVLAMTDRRSVLFQALFAVFNSAQGFVITAVHCFLRREVQDVVKCQMGVCRADESEDSPDSCKNGQLQILSDFEKDVDLACQTVLFKEVNTCNPSTITGTLSRLSLDEDEEPKSCLVGPEGSLSFSPLPGNILVPMAASPGLGEPPPPQEANPVYMCGEGGLRQLDLTWLRPAEPGSEGDYMVLPRRTLSLQPGGGAGGGEDPPRARPEGTPRRASKSLGHAEAYPSFLSVEHSGLGLGPAYGSLQNPYGMTFQPPPPTPSARQVPEPGERSRTMPRTVPGSTMKLGSLERKKLRYSDLDFEKVMHTRKRHSELYHELNQKFHTFDRYRSQSTAKEKPSPGERPGVSQQRRHQSWSTFKSMTLGSLPPKPRERLALHRAAAWEPTEPPDGDFQTEV is encoded by the exons ATGACCCCAGCCTGTCCCCTCTTACTATCTGTGATTCTGTCCCTGCGCCTGGCCGCCGCCTTCGACCCCGCCCCCAGCGCCTGCTccgccctggcctcaggcgtgctCTACGGGGCCTTCTCACTGCAGGACCTCTTTCCTACCATCGCCTCGGGCTGCTCCTGGACTCTGGAGAACCCAGACCCGACCAAGTACTCCCTCTACCTGCGCTTCAACCGCCAGGAGCAGGTGTGCACCCACTTCGCCCCTCGCCTGCTGCCCCTGGACCACTACCTGGTCAACTTTACCTGCCTGCGGCCCAGCCCCGAGGAGGCGGAGGCCCAGGCGGGGTCGGAGCTGGGGCGGcccgaggaggaggagaaggaggaggaggaagccgcTGGGTTGGAGCTCTGTGGTGGCTCTGGCCCCTTCACCTTCCTGCACTTTGACAAGAACTTCGTGCAGCTGTGCCTGTCGGCCGAGCCCTCCGAGGCCCCGCGCCTGCTGGCGCCCGCGGCCCTGGCCTTCCGCTTCGTCGAGGTCTTgctcatcaacaacaacaactccagCCAGTTCACCTGTGGGGTCCTCTGCCGCTGGAGTGAAGAGTGCAGCCGCGCGGCCGGCAGGGCCTGTGGCTTCGCCCAGCCGGGCTGCAGCTGCCCCGGTGAGGCGGGGGCCGGCCCTGCCGCCACCACCACGCCTCCGGGTCCGCCTGCTGCCCACACCCTGTCCAATGCCCTGGTGCCCGGGGGCCCTGCCCCACCTGCCGAGGCTGATTTGCACTCGGGGAGCAGCAATGACCTGTTCACCACGGAGATGAGATATG GTGAGGAGCCGGAAGAGGAACCGAAGGTGAAAACCCAGTGGCCAAGGTCTGCAGATGAGCCTGGGCTGTACATGGCGCAGACAG GCGACCCGGCAGCTGAGGAGTGGTCCCCGTGGAGCGTGTGTTCCCTGACGTGTGGGCAGGGTCTGCAGGTGCGGACCCGCTCCTGCGTGTCCTCCCCCTATGGGACCCTGTGCAGCGGGCCCCTGCGGGAGACCCGGCCCTGCAACAATTCAGCCACCTGCCCAG TGCACGGCGTGTGGGAGGAGTGGGgttcctggagcctgtgctcccgCAGCTGCGGGCGGGGGTCCCGGAGCCGGATGCGGACCTGCGTGCCCCCCCAGCACGGCGGCAAGGCCTGCGAGGGTCCCGAGCTGCAGACTAAGCTCTGCAGTATGGCCGCCTGCCCGG TGGAAGGCCAGTGGCTAGAATGGGGTCCCTGGGGCCCATGTTCCACGTCTTGTGCCAATGGGACCCAGCAGCGCAGCCGGAAGTGCAGCGTGGCAGGCCCAGCCTGGGCCACGTGTGCCGGGGCCCTCACTGACACCCGGGAGTGCGGCAACCTTGAGTGCCCGG CCACAGATGGCAAGTGGGGGCCGTGGAATGCGTGGAGCCTGTGTTCCAAGACATGTGACACAGGCTGGCAGCGTCGTTTCCGCATGTGCCAGGCCACGGGTGCGCAGGGTTACCCCTGCGAGGGCACCGGCGAGGAGGTGAAGCCCTGCAGCGAGAAGAGGTGTCCAG CCTTCCATGAGATGTGCAGGGACGAGTACGTGATGCTGATGACATGGAAGAAGGCGGCTGCTGGCGAGATCATCTACAACAAGTGCCCCCCCAATGCCTCAG GCTCTGCCAGCCGCCGCTGTCTCCTCAGTGCCCAGGGTGTGGCCTACTGGGGGCTGCCCAGCTTTGCCCGCTGCATCTCCCATGAGTACCGCTACCTGTATCTGTCT CTTCGGGAGCACCTGGCCAAGGGGCAGCGCATGCTGGCGGGCGAGGGCATGTCTCAGGTGGTGCGCAGCCTGCAGGAGCTCCTGGCCCGGCGCTCCTACTACAGCGGGGACCTGCTTTTCTCCGTGGACATTCTGAGGAACGTCACTGACACCTTCAAGAGAGCCACCTACGTGCCCTCAGCTGATGACGTGCAG CGCTTCTTTCAGGTGGTGAGCTTCATGATAGATGCAGAGAACAAGGACAAGTGGGATGACGCTCAGCAG GTGTCCCCAGGCTCTGTGCACCTGCTCCGGGTCGTGGAAGACTTCATTCACCTGGTGGGCGATGCTCTCAAGGCCTTCCAGAGCTCTCTGATTGTCACAGATAACCTGG TGATCAGCATTCAGCGAGAGCCTGTCTCCGCTGTTTCCAGCGACATCACGTTCCCCATGCGGGGCCGCCGGGGCATGAAGGACTGGGTGCGGTATTCAGAGGACCGCCTCTTCCTACCCAAGGAGGTGCTCAGCCTCTCCTCCCCAGGGAAGCCGGCCGCATCTGGGGCAGCGGGCAACCTGGGCAGAGGGAGAGGCCCAGGAACCGTGCCCCCTGGCCCCGGCCACTCCCACCAGCGCCTCCTCCCGGCAGACCCCGAGGATTCCTCCTCCTACTTTGTGATTGGTGCTGTGCTCTACCGCACCCTGGGCCTCATCCTGCCACCGCCCAG GCCCCCTCTGGCCGTCACATCTAGGGTGATGACAGTGACCGTGAGGCCTCCCACCCAGCCACTAGCGGAGCCCCTCATCACAGTGGAGCTCTCCTACATCATCAAT GGCACCACGGATCCCCATTGTGCCAGCTGGGACTACTCCAGAGC AGACGCCAGCTCAGGGGACTGGGACACCGAGAGCTGCCAGACGCTGGAGACGCAGGCAGCCCACACCCGCTGCCAGTGCCAGCGCCTGTCCACCTTTGCCGTGCTGGCCCAGCCGCCCAAGGACCTG ACCCTGGAGCTGGCGGGGTCCCCCTCGGTCCCCCTTGTGATCGGCTGTGCTGTGTCCTGCATGGCACTGCTCACCCTGCTTGCCATCTACGCCGCCTTCTGGAG GTTCATAAAATCCGAACGCTCCATCATCTTGCTGAACTTCTGCCTGTCCATCCTGGCATCCAACATCCTGATCCTTGTGGGCCAGTCGCGGGTGCTGAGCAAG GGCGTGTGCACTATGACCGCCGCCTTCCTGCACTTCTTCTTCCTGTCCTCCTTCTGCTGGGTGCTCACGGAGGCCTGGCAGTCCTACCTGGCTGTCATCGGGCGGATGCGCACCCGCCTCGTCCGCAAGCGCTTCCTCTGCCTGGGCTGGG GTCTGCCTGCTCTGGTGGTGGCCGTGTCCGTCGGCTTTACCCGCACGAAAGGATACGGTACATCCAGCTA CTGCTGGCTCTCTCTGGAGGGTGGCCTGCTCTATGCCTTCGTGGGCCCAGCAGCTGTCATTGTCCTG GTGAATATGCTCATCGGAATCATCGTCTTCAACAAGCTCATGGCTCGCGATGGCATCTCAGACAAGTCCAAGAAGCAGAGGGCCGG GTCGGAGCGGTGCCCCTGGGCCAGCCTGCTCCTCCCCTGCTCAGCGTGTGGAGCGGTCCCCAGCCCCCTGCTCAGCTCAGCCTCGGCCAGGAACGCCAT GGCCTCGCTCTGGAGCTCCTGCGTGGTGCTGCCCCTGCTGGCGCTCACCTGGATGTCTGCCGTCCTGGCCATGACAGACCGCCGCTCCGTCCTCTTCCAGGCCCTGTTCGCGGTCTTCAACTCTGCGCAGGGCTTTGTCATCACGGCCGTCCATTGCTTCCTGCGCCGAGAG GTCCAGGACGTGGTGAAGTGCCAGATGGGCGTGTGCCGGGCTGATGAGAGTGAAGACTCCCCCGACTCGTGTAAGAATGGGCAGCTGCAGATCCTG TCAGACTTTGAAAAAGATGTGGATCTGGCTTGTCAGACTG tgcTGTTCAAGGAGGTCAACACTTGCAACCCATCCACCATCACGGGCACGCTGTCCCGCTTGTCTCTGGACGAGGATGAGGAGCCCAAGTCCTGCCTCGTGGGCCCCGAGGGCAGCCTCAGCTTCTCACCGCTGCCTGGCAACATCCTGGTGCCCATGGCAGCCTcgccagggctgggggagccacCGCCCCCACAGGAGGCCAACCCCGTGTACATGTGTGGAGAGGGTGGCCTGCGGCAGCTGGACCTCACGTGGCTGCGGCCGGCCGAGCCGGGCTCCGAGGGGGACTACATGGTGCTGCCCCGGAGGACTCTGAGTCTGCAGCCTGGCGGCGGGGCCGGAGGTGGCGAGGATCCCCCGCGGGCCCGGCCTGAGGGCACCCCCCGGCGGGCCTCCAAGTCCCTGGGCCACGCCGAAGCCTACCCCAGCTTCCTGTCTGTGGAACACTcgggcctggggctgggccctGCATATGGCTCTCTACAGAACCCCTACGGGATGACCTTCCAACCGCCACCGCCAACACCCAGCGCCCGCCAGGTGCCGGAGCCGGGGGAGCGCAGCCGGACCATGCCCCGAACCGTGCCTGGCTCCACCATGAAGCTGGGCTCCCTGGAG CGAAAGAAGTTACGGTATTCAGACCTGGACTTTGAG AAGGTGATGCACACCCGGAAACGGCACTCAGAACTCTACCACGAGCTCAACCAGAAGTTCCACACTTTCGACCGCTACCGCAGCCAGTCCACGGCCAAG GAGAAGCCCAGTCCAGGGGAGCGTCCCGGTGTGTCCCAACAGCGGCGACATCAGAGCTGGAGCACCTTCAAGTCTATGACGCTGGGCTCGCTGCCCCCCAAGCCCCGAGAGCGGCTGGCCCTACACCGGGCAGCAGCCTGGGAACCCACAGAACCACCAGATGGCGACTTCCAGACAGAGGTGTGA